A genomic stretch from Ureibacillus composti includes:
- a CDS encoding NYN domain-containing protein, with protein MQNILLVDGYNMIGAWKELRPLRDTNFEEARNRLLELMAEYKAAMGWRVIVVFDAYHVPGIEQNYIQNAVEIIYTRKNETADERIEKLTNELKGRKRQIYVATSDLTEQNVIFGNGALRKSARELEIEMQIIQEQISAEVKTTKVEKPPSRIQLPREIEIEFEKWRRGLK; from the coding sequence ATGCAAAATATTTTGTTAGTCGATGGCTACAATATGATTGGTGCATGGAAGGAATTACGACCATTACGAGATACGAACTTTGAAGAAGCACGCAATCGCTTGCTTGAACTTATGGCTGAATACAAAGCAGCAATGGGTTGGCGAGTGATTGTCGTGTTTGACGCTTATCATGTTCCAGGTATTGAACAAAACTATATTCAAAATGCAGTTGAAATTATATATACGAGAAAAAACGAAACAGCTGATGAACGAATTGAAAAGTTAACGAATGAATTAAAGGGTAGAAAGAGACAAATATATGTAGCGACTTCTGATTTAACAGAGCAAAATGTGATTTTTGGAAATGGTGCACTACGAAAATCTGCGCGTGAGCTAGAAATTGAAATGCAAATTATACAGGAACAAATCTCCGCAGAAGTAAAGACAACAAAAGTAGAAAAGCCCCCTTCAAGAATCCAACTCCCTAGAGAAATAGAAATAGAATTTGAGAAATGGAGAAGGGGATTGAAATAA
- the rpmG gene encoding 50S ribosomal protein L33 — protein MTNKVILSCEKCGSRNYTYPEKVGSTKRLELKKFCSYCNEHTMHKQTK, from the coding sequence ATGACTAATAAGGTTATTTTAAGTTGTGAAAAATGTGGCTCAAGAAACTATACATACCCTGAAAAAGTAGGGTCGACAAAACGTCTTGAGTTGAAAAAGTTTTGTTCTTATTGCAATGAACACACTATGCATAAACAAACAAAATAA
- a CDS encoding PIN/TRAM domain-containing protein — protein MLKRVIQVAFLLIGGALGLVFLPPLYEFINLSSNPWINNPYVSVALGAIFLFILSFSLSDYCVRFISWMEDVLFKLPAADLLFGSLGLIVGLIVAYFAGFAIGKINLPIIRDYLPVLLSIILGYLGFRVGFTKRDELVQIFSKSNPSIKKKSPDAQTGNALETKPLYKLLDTSVIIDGRIADISSTGFIEGVLVVPQFVLTELQHIADSSDTLKRTRGRRGLDILKKLQDERLTKVLISEEDFEDVQEVDLKLVRLAKKMGAQILTNDFNLNKVCDLHNVQVLNINDLANAVKPVVIPGEDMQVVVIKDGKEHNQGVAYLDDGTMIVVEGGRNYIGRSITVTVTSVLQTSAGRMIFAKPKDEQVA, from the coding sequence ATGTTAAAAAGAGTGATACAAGTTGCTTTCTTGCTAATCGGTGGAGCATTAGGTCTCGTTTTTTTACCGCCATTATACGAATTTATAAATTTATCATCTAATCCTTGGATCAATAATCCATACGTATCTGTAGCACTTGGAGCAATTTTCTTATTCATTTTATCATTTTCATTATCAGATTACTGTGTAAGATTTATTTCGTGGATGGAAGATGTCTTATTTAAGCTTCCAGCAGCTGATTTATTGTTTGGGTCTTTAGGTTTAATTGTAGGTTTAATCGTTGCCTATTTTGCTGGGTTTGCGATTGGGAAAATCAATTTACCGATTATAAGGGATTACTTACCAGTGCTATTATCGATCATTTTAGGTTATTTAGGTTTCCGTGTAGGCTTTACTAAGCGTGATGAATTAGTACAAATATTTTCAAAATCAAATCCGAGCATTAAAAAGAAGAGTCCTGATGCCCAAACTGGGAATGCACTTGAAACGAAACCGTTATATAAATTGCTGGATACAAGTGTCATTATTGATGGTCGAATCGCTGATATTTCATCGACTGGATTTATTGAAGGGGTCTTGGTTGTCCCGCAATTTGTATTAACGGAACTTCAACATATAGCTGATTCCTCAGATACTTTAAAAAGAACGCGCGGCCGAAGAGGGCTCGATATTTTGAAAAAGCTCCAAGATGAGCGGTTGACGAAGGTTTTAATTAGTGAAGAAGATTTTGAGGATGTACAAGAAGTTGATTTAAAACTTGTTAGATTAGCGAAAAAGATGGGTGCTCAAATCCTGACAAATGATTTTAATTTAAATAAAGTTTGTGACCTGCACAATGTTCAAGTATTAAATATTAATGATCTTGCAAATGCCGTAAAACCTGTCGTCATTCCTGGTGAGGATATGCAGGTGGTTGTCATTAAAGATGGTAAGGAACATAATCAAGGTGTAGCGTATTTAGATGATGGAACGATGATTGTAGTAGAAGGCGGCCGAAACTATATTGGTCGATCAATCACAGTAACTGTAACGAGTGTCCTGCAAACATCAGCAGGCCGAATGATATTTGCAAAGCCAAAAGATGAACAAGTTGCCTAA
- the gltX gene encoding glutamate--tRNA ligase, whose product MSKEVRVRYAPSPTGFLHIGGARTALFNYLYAKHHNGKFVVRIEDTDIERNVEGGEASQLDNLRWLGIIPDESIDIGGPYAPYRQMERLDIYKKHADELLDRGVAYKCFCTSEELEASRERQRANGVAAPNYDGKCRHLTKEQVAEKEAAGIPFTIRMRVPENVTYKFTDLVRGDVSFESKDVGDWVLVKANGIPTYNYAVVLDDHFMDITHVFRGEEHLSNTPKQMMIFDAFDWEYPQYGHMTLIVNEDHKKLSKRDETIIQFVSQYKDLGYLPEAMFNFFALLGWSPEGEEEIFTKEQFIEIFDEKRLSKSPSMFDKQKLTWMNNQYIKMLELDRVVELSLPHLQKAGLLPEELTEEQKEWATALIGLYHNQMSFGAEIVELTSLFFTDDIEYDEEAKEVLAGEQVPEVMSAFKAQLESLESFDPASIKASIKAVQKETGHKGKNLFMPIRVVTTGQTHGPELPDAIALIGKEKVIARISGYIK is encoded by the coding sequence ATGAGCAAAGAAGTTCGCGTTCGTTATGCACCAAGTCCAACTGGATTTTTACATATTGGTGGAGCACGTACAGCGTTATTTAACTATTTATACGCAAAACATCATAACGGTAAATTTGTTGTTCGAATCGAGGACACAGATATTGAACGTAATGTAGAAGGTGGAGAAGCTTCACAACTTGATAATTTACGTTGGTTAGGGATTATCCCTGATGAATCAATTGATATTGGCGGTCCATATGCTCCATACCGTCAAATGGAACGCTTAGATATTTATAAAAAACATGCAGATGAGTTATTAGATCGTGGCGTTGCATATAAGTGTTTCTGTACATCTGAAGAATTAGAAGCTTCACGTGAACGTCAAAGAGCGAATGGTGTAGCTGCACCAAATTATGATGGGAAATGTCGTCATTTAACAAAGGAACAAGTAGCTGAAAAAGAGGCTGCAGGTATTCCATTTACAATCCGTATGCGTGTACCAGAAAACGTAACGTATAAATTTACAGACTTAGTACGCGGTGATGTATCATTTGAGTCCAAAGACGTTGGTGACTGGGTACTAGTGAAAGCAAACGGTATTCCGACATACAACTATGCCGTTGTACTTGATGATCACTTTATGGATATTACTCATGTATTCCGTGGTGAAGAGCATTTATCAAATACTCCTAAACAAATGATGATTTTTGATGCATTTGATTGGGAATATCCACAATACGGCCATATGACACTGATCGTAAACGAAGATCACAAAAAATTATCTAAACGTGATGAAACAATTATTCAATTCGTTTCTCAATATAAAGACCTTGGCTATTTACCAGAAGCAATGTTTAACTTCTTTGCACTTCTTGGGTGGTCTCCTGAAGGGGAAGAAGAAATCTTTACAAAAGAACAATTCATCGAAATATTTGATGAGAAACGCTTATCTAAATCACCGTCTATGTTTGATAAACAAAAACTAACATGGATGAACAACCAATATATTAAAATGCTTGAACTTGATCGTGTGGTGGAATTATCTTTACCGCATTTACAAAAAGCTGGCCTACTTCCAGAAGAGCTAACTGAAGAACAAAAAGAATGGGCAACTGCATTAATTGGCCTTTATCATAATCAAATGAGCTTTGGTGCAGAAATTGTGGAATTAACTAGCCTATTCTTTACTGATGACATCGAATATGATGAAGAGGCGAAAGAAGTATTAGCTGGCGAACAAGTTCCTGAAGTTATGAGTGCCTTTAAAGCACAGCTTGAGTCGTTAGAAAGTTTCGATCCAGCTTCAATTAAAGCTTCAATTAAAGCAGTTCAAAAAGAAACTGGACATAAAGGGAAAAATCTATTTATGCCAATCCGTGTTGTAACAACTGGCCAAACACATGGTCCAGAACTTCCGGATGCTATTGCGTTAATCGGTAAAGAAAAGGTAATTGCTCGTATCAGTGGTTATATTAAATAA
- the cysS gene encoding cysteine--tRNA ligase yields the protein MTIQIFNSLTRQKEPFVPLEEGKVKIYVCGPTVYNFIHIGNARPVIVYDTVRRYFQYKGYEVKYVSNFTDVDDKIIKAANELGEDVFELTERFINAYFEDITALGCKKADVHPRVTNHMDDIIEFINVLVEKGYAYESQGDVYYRTRKFNGYGKLSHQSIDDLKVGARIEAGEKKEDPLDFALWKAAKPGEIHWSSPWGEGRPGWHIECSVMAREHLGDTIDIHAGGQDLTFPHHENEIAQSESYTGKTFARYWMHNGYINIDNEKMSKSLGNFVLVHDIRQQIDPEVLRFFMLSVHYRHPINFAQDLVESAKAGLERLRTAYSNLKHRLKTTTDLTNQADEYLVKIEEVKKQFEEAMDDDFNTSNAISALFELARNANTYLNESNTEEKVLLAFIETFDILGEVLGIQFNTESELLDADIEALIEERNLARKNRDFARSDEIRDQLLSMDIVLEDTRQGTRWKRGS from the coding sequence ATGACAATACAAATTTTCAATTCTTTAACGAGACAAAAAGAACCCTTTGTCCCATTAGAAGAAGGAAAAGTAAAAATATATGTATGTGGGCCTACAGTATATAACTTCATTCATATTGGAAATGCTCGTCCGGTCATTGTGTATGATACAGTACGTCGATATTTTCAATACAAAGGTTATGAAGTGAAATATGTATCCAACTTTACAGATGTTGATGACAAAATCATTAAAGCAGCAAACGAATTAGGTGAGGATGTTTTTGAGTTAACAGAACGTTTTATTAATGCCTACTTTGAAGATATAACAGCACTTGGTTGTAAAAAGGCGGATGTGCATCCGCGCGTAACGAATCATATGGATGATATTATTGAATTCATTAATGTTCTAGTCGAAAAAGGGTATGCCTATGAATCCCAAGGAGATGTTTATTATCGTACACGCAAGTTCAACGGGTATGGTAAGTTAAGTCACCAATCTATAGATGATTTAAAGGTTGGGGCTCGAATTGAAGCCGGGGAGAAAAAGGAAGACCCACTTGATTTTGCTCTTTGGAAAGCTGCGAAACCAGGTGAAATTCATTGGAGTAGTCCTTGGGGAGAAGGGCGTCCAGGTTGGCATATTGAGTGTTCGGTAATGGCCCGTGAGCATTTAGGTGACACAATTGATATCCATGCAGGTGGTCAAGATTTAACATTCCCACACCATGAGAATGAAATCGCCCAATCAGAGAGTTATACTGGTAAAACCTTTGCACGTTACTGGATGCATAATGGTTATATTAATATTGATAATGAAAAAATGTCAAAATCACTAGGGAACTTTGTTTTAGTACATGATATCCGCCAGCAAATCGACCCTGAGGTATTAAGATTTTTCATGCTATCTGTACATTATCGTCATCCAATTAACTTTGCACAGGATTTAGTTGAGTCGGCAAAAGCGGGTCTAGAGAGACTTCGTACAGCTTATTCGAATCTTAAACATCGCTTAAAAACAACAACCGATTTAACAAATCAAGCTGATGAATACTTAGTGAAAATAGAAGAAGTGAAAAAGCAATTTGAAGAAGCGATGGATGATGACTTCAATACTTCAAATGCCATTTCAGCTCTATTTGAACTAGCACGTAATGCGAATACGTATCTAAATGAAAGTAATACAGAAGAAAAAGTATTATTAGCCTTTATCGAAACTTTCGATATCCTAGGGGAAGTATTAGGAATACAGTTCAATACTGAAAGTGAATTATTAGACGCAGATATTGAAGCATTAATTGAAGAAAGAAACTTAGCTCGTAAAAACCGTGATTTTGCTCGTTCAGATGAGATTCGTGACCAATTGCTAAGTATGGATATCGTTCTAGAAGACACACGTCAAGGAACACGTTGGAAACGAGGTTCTTAA
- the ispF gene encoding 2-C-methyl-D-erythritol 2,4-cyclodiphosphate synthase, with protein sequence MFRVGQGFDVHAFEEGRPLILGGITIPHERGLIGHSDADVLLHTVTDAALGAIGEGDIGRHFPDTDPEFKDADSAKLLSHIWEMVESKGYVLGNVDCTIMAQRPKLAPYIEQMRNRIAELLNAEPSQVNVKATTTEKLGFTGREEGIASMATILLIKK encoded by the coding sequence ATGTTTCGAGTAGGACAAGGATTTGACGTACACGCCTTTGAAGAAGGGCGTCCATTAATACTTGGAGGAATTACTATTCCCCACGAGCGCGGGTTAATAGGCCATTCAGATGCGGATGTATTATTACATACTGTAACAGATGCAGCTTTAGGTGCCATTGGTGAAGGAGATATTGGTCGCCATTTCCCTGATACAGACCCAGAGTTTAAAGATGCAGATTCTGCAAAACTACTTTCTCATATTTGGGAAATGGTTGAAAGTAAAGGTTATGTCCTGGGAAATGTTGATTGTACAATTATGGCTCAACGACCTAAGTTAGCTCCATATATAGAACAAATGCGTAATCGAATTGCAGAACTTTTAAATGCAGAGCCTTCTCAGGTAAATGTGAAGGCAACAACAACTGAGAAGCTAGGATTTACAGGTCGTGAAGAAGGAATTGCTTCAATGGCTACAATTTTATTAATAAAAAAATAA
- the sigH gene encoding RNA polymerase sporulation sigma factor SigH, giving the protein MLKSDQTQVLQPYEDLTDEGLVELVHQGNAEALDYLITKYRKFVKAKARSYFLIGADKEDIIQEGMIGLYKAIRDFKGDKLASFRAFAELCITRQMITAIKTATRQKHIPLNSYVSLDKPIYDEESDRTLMDVITSTESEDPEYLMINREEYSHLEEKISKILSDLEQQVLALYLDGQSYNEISEELNRHVKSIDNALQRVKRKLERHLEFDEAE; this is encoded by the coding sequence TTGCTAAAAAGTGATCAAACACAAGTGTTACAACCATATGAAGATCTAACAGATGAAGGACTTGTAGAACTAGTGCATCAAGGAAATGCGGAGGCATTAGATTATTTAATTACTAAATATCGCAAGTTTGTGAAAGCGAAGGCTCGCTCTTATTTTCTCATTGGAGCAGATAAGGAAGATATTATACAAGAAGGTATGATAGGTTTATATAAAGCTATTCGCGATTTTAAAGGGGACAAGCTTGCGTCATTTAGAGCGTTTGCAGAACTTTGTATTACACGCCAAATGATTACCGCAATTAAGACGGCCACACGTCAAAAACATATTCCACTTAATTCTTATGTTTCTCTTGATAAACCAATTTACGATGAAGAATCTGATCGTACATTAATGGACGTTATTACGAGTACTGAATCGGAAGACCCTGAGTATTTGATGATTAATCGAGAGGAATATTCTCATTTGGAAGAAAAGATTAGTAAAATATTAAGTGATTTAGAGCAACAAGTTTTAGCGCTATACTTAGATGGACAATCTTACAATGAGATTTCTGAAGAATTAAATCGTCATGTAAAGTCTATTGATAATGCATTACAACGAGTGAAACGTAAATTAGAACGCCATTTAGAATTCGATGAAGCCGAGTAA
- a CDS encoding gluconate:H+ symporter: METILQYLPIIWVALGVALLLFLNMKVKLNSVLALLIVAILVGLLNGMGLTDVVATVKSGFGSTLGSLAIIIGMGAVLGKLMVDSGAAQQVASTLLRKFGVRNVEWAIVIVGMIFGISVFYEVAFIILAPLVISIAVEAKIPYMRLGMTMVAAATLAHSLFPPQPGPVALVEAYGADMGMVYIIGIVVFIPAVLVGGIILPRLLKNLDKPIPPLVKKEKEFEESELPSFFTSLFIPLLPAFIITVATIWKMFIEEGSKTYELISFFGSAEISMILAVLIAIYVLGIRRGRSMKAVMDSFSKAIEGIAMIIFIVGSGGAFKQIILDSGVGDTIAHLMENSSISPLIMAWLITALIRIATGTGVVSAVTAAGIVGPLIPLFDVNPVLMVLATAAGSNTITHVNDASFWLFKEYFNLTIKETFKTWGLLLFTSSLVGLGVVLILDLFM; encoded by the coding sequence ATGGAAACAATTTTGCAATACTTACCCATAATTTGGGTTGCCTTAGGGGTGGCGTTGCTTCTATTTCTTAATATGAAAGTAAAGCTTAATAGTGTACTAGCATTGCTCATTGTGGCAATTCTCGTTGGTTTGTTAAATGGAATGGGCTTAACAGATGTTGTAGCAACTGTTAAAAGTGGGTTTGGAAGTACTTTAGGTAGCCTAGCAATTATCATTGGGATGGGTGCAGTGCTAGGGAAGTTAATGGTAGACTCAGGTGCAGCTCAACAAGTAGCATCTACATTACTTCGCAAGTTTGGTGTTAGGAATGTAGAGTGGGCAATCGTTATTGTTGGGATGATTTTTGGGATTTCGGTATTTTACGAAGTAGCATTTATTATTCTAGCACCTTTAGTAATTAGTATTGCAGTAGAGGCAAAAATTCCATATATGCGTCTTGGAATGACAATGGTAGCTGCGGCTACATTGGCGCATAGTCTTTTTCCTCCGCAACCTGGTCCTGTTGCTTTAGTTGAGGCATATGGGGCAGACATGGGAATGGTTTATATTATTGGAATTGTTGTATTCATTCCGGCTGTACTCGTTGGTGGAATCATTTTACCAAGATTACTGAAAAATTTAGATAAACCGATTCCCCCTCTCGTTAAGAAAGAAAAGGAATTTGAAGAGTCAGAACTACCAAGTTTCTTTACTAGTTTATTTATTCCATTATTACCGGCGTTCATCATTACAGTTGCTACGATTTGGAAAATGTTTATCGAAGAAGGGTCTAAGACGTATGAGCTAATTAGCTTCTTTGGTAGTGCTGAAATTAGTATGATTTTAGCTGTTCTAATTGCAATTTATGTCTTAGGTATTCGTCGTGGAAGATCGATGAAAGCTGTTATGGATTCTTTCTCAAAAGCAATTGAGGGAATTGCAATGATCATCTTTATTGTCGGTTCAGGTGGTGCATTTAAACAAATTATTTTAGATTCAGGTGTAGGTGACACGATTGCACATTTAATGGAGAATTCAAGTATTTCACCATTAATCATGGCATGGCTAATCACGGCATTGATCCGTATTGCAACAGGAACAGGGGTAGTTTCTGCTGTTACTGCAGCAGGTATAGTTGGTCCATTAATCCCGTTATTTGATGTTAATCCGGTGCTGATGGTGTTAGCGACTGCTGCGGGAAGTAACACGATTACTCATGTTAATGATGCATCATTCTGGTTGTTTAAAGAGTATTTCAATTTAACAATAAAAGAAACATTTAAAACATGGGGCTTATTATTATTCACAAGTTCTTTAGTTGGCTTAGGTGTAGTATTAATATTAGACCTGTTTATGTAA
- the radA gene encoding DNA repair protein RadA → MAKKKTKFGCQSCGYESPKWMGRCPGCGGWNTMVEEVEVVAKGPRGAFQHSNSISQKATPIIEVETAEEPRVTTDMEELNRVLGGGIVPGSLVLIGGDPGIGKSTLLMQVSAILSNKGHRVLYISGEESMRQTKLRASRLGVQSPELYIYSETNLELLHQTIEEVQPKFVIVDSIQTIHHPEVTSAPGSISQVRECTAELMRIAKTKGIAIFLVGHVTKEGQIAGPRLLEHMVDTVLYFEGERHHTYRILRSQKNRFGSTNEIAIFEMVHHGLKEVSNPSELFLQERSHGAAGSTIVASMEGTRPILVEIQSLVTPTSFNYPKRMATGVDQNRVQLLMAVLEKRMGMLLQAQDAYIKVAGGVKLDEPAIDLAVLTCIVSSFKDKAVLATDCFIGEVGLTGEVRRVSRVEQRVQEAARLGFKRAFIPASNLGGWEYPSGIEIIGVETINESIRACFNDL, encoded by the coding sequence ATGGCGAAAAAGAAAACGAAATTTGGTTGTCAATCATGTGGTTATGAGTCCCCGAAATGGATGGGGCGTTGTCCTGGGTGTGGTGGATGGAATACGATGGTGGAAGAAGTCGAAGTAGTTGCAAAGGGGCCTCGAGGGGCATTTCAACACTCAAACTCAATTTCACAGAAGGCGACACCAATTATTGAGGTTGAAACAGCAGAAGAGCCTCGCGTCACAACAGATATGGAAGAGCTGAATAGAGTATTAGGAGGGGGCATTGTCCCGGGTTCACTTGTATTAATCGGAGGTGATCCTGGAATTGGGAAGTCAACTCTATTAATGCAAGTTTCAGCTATTCTCTCAAATAAAGGGCACCGCGTTTTATATATATCGGGTGAGGAGTCGATGCGTCAAACCAAACTTCGTGCATCTCGTTTAGGTGTTCAATCGCCGGAACTCTATATTTATTCCGAAACAAACCTAGAATTACTTCATCAAACAATTGAAGAAGTTCAGCCGAAGTTTGTCATAGTGGATTCCATTCAGACCATACATCACCCTGAAGTAACGAGTGCACCTGGGAGTATATCACAAGTTCGGGAATGTACAGCAGAACTAATGCGAATTGCGAAAACAAAAGGGATTGCCATTTTCTTAGTTGGCCATGTAACGAAGGAAGGTCAAATTGCAGGGCCGAGATTGCTAGAACATATGGTTGACACGGTGCTCTATTTTGAGGGTGAACGTCACCATACATATCGAATATTAAGAAGTCAGAAAAACCGATTCGGCTCTACGAATGAAATTGCCATTTTTGAAATGGTTCATCATGGATTAAAAGAAGTATCAAACCCGTCTGAGCTATTTTTACAAGAGCGCTCACACGGTGCGGCTGGTTCAACTATTGTGGCGTCGATGGAAGGTACTCGTCCTATTTTAGTTGAAATTCAATCGCTTGTAACACCTACAAGTTTTAATTATCCAAAGCGAATGGCAACAGGTGTTGATCAGAATCGTGTTCAGTTATTAATGGCCGTATTAGAAAAAAGAATGGGTATGCTATTACAGGCACAAGATGCGTATATTAAAGTAGCAGGTGGTGTAAAACTTGATGAGCCTGCTATTGATTTAGCTGTATTAACGTGTATTGTCTCAAGTTTTAAAGACAAAGCGGTTCTGGCAACAGATTGTTTTATAGGTGAGGTAGGGTTAACCGGTGAAGTACGCAGAGTTTCACGTGTTGAACAAAGAGTTCAAGAAGCGGCAAGACTAGGCTTTAAACGAGCGTTCATTCCTGCATCCAATTTAGGGGGATGGGAATATCCAAGTGGTATTGAGATTATTGGTGTAGAGACTATTAATGAGTCAATTAGAGCTTGCTTTAATGATCTATAA
- a CDS encoding Mini-ribonuclease 3, with the protein MAQLRIEDVKQLNALALAYMGDAVLEQKVREHLLLSGRSKPNRLHKEATNYVSAKAQSMIIHRLIDENYLSEEELAVFKRGRNAKSGSVPKNTDVQTYRNSSGFEAVLGSLYLTKQHTRLYELIEYAIEIVEQSKGVS; encoded by the coding sequence ATGGCACAACTTCGAATAGAGGATGTAAAGCAATTAAACGCTTTAGCATTAGCATATATGGGAGATGCTGTTCTTGAACAAAAAGTTCGGGAACATCTCCTTTTAAGTGGTCGTTCAAAACCAAACCGACTGCATAAAGAAGCAACAAATTACGTGTCTGCAAAAGCGCAGTCAATGATCATTCATCGGCTAATTGATGAAAATTATTTATCAGAAGAAGAGTTAGCTGTTTTTAAGAGAGGACGTAATGCTAAGTCTGGCTCTGTACCTAAAAATACAGATGTACAAACCTATCGGAATAGCTCTGGATTTGAAGCGGTATTAGGAAGCTTATATTTAACAAAGCAACATACACGTCTTTATGAACTAATTGAGTACGCAATTGAAATAGTCGAGCAGTCGAAAGGAGTTTCGTGA
- the ispD gene encoding 2-C-methyl-D-erythritol 4-phosphate cytidylyltransferase produces MHYEVVLPAAGSGKRMGAGKNKLFLLLANKPILIHTLEVFQKDGNCTGIWLAVKPEERDYIQQLLEEYRITKVKGLPSGGDERQHSVHSCIKEMNQVEIVLVHDAARPFITTPVIEKLVLAAKEKGAAIAGVRAKDTMKKVTDGIIVETVDRDNLWSIQTPQAFQFDLIKEAEDVAEKVGFLGTDEAMLVERLGHQVHIVESTYENVKITTKEDILFGEAIIQHRTI; encoded by the coding sequence TTGCATTATGAAGTCGTATTACCTGCAGCAGGAAGCGGAAAAAGAATGGGTGCAGGAAAAAACAAATTATTTTTATTACTAGCAAATAAACCAATCTTAATTCATACACTTGAGGTTTTTCAAAAGGATGGGAATTGTACGGGGATTTGGCTAGCGGTTAAGCCAGAAGAACGTGATTATATTCAACAATTACTTGAAGAATATCGAATTACTAAAGTTAAGGGTTTACCAAGTGGTGGTGATGAACGTCAACATTCTGTCCACTCGTGCATTAAAGAAATGAATCAAGTTGAAATTGTTTTGGTGCATGATGCTGCCAGACCCTTTATTACGACTCCGGTAATTGAAAAGTTAGTCCTGGCGGCAAAAGAAAAAGGGGCAGCAATTGCTGGAGTACGAGCAAAGGATACCATGAAAAAAGTAACTGATGGCATTATCGTTGAAACCGTTGACCGCGATAATCTTTGGTCAATTCAAACACCACAAGCATTTCAATTTGATTTAATTAAAGAAGCTGAAGATGTAGCGGAGAAAGTTGGCTTTTTAGGAACAGATGAGGCAATGTTAGTAGAAAGGTTAGGACATCAAGTGCATATCGTTGAAAGCACTTATGAAAATGTGAAAATTACAACAAAAGAAGATATACTGTTCGGGGAAGCGATTATACAGCACCGTACAATTTAG
- the rlmB gene encoding 23S rRNA (guanosine(2251)-2'-O)-methyltransferase RlmB — translation MVEQNGEIIAGKNPVLEALRSGREINKLWIAEGVKKTGVNELLDLARERGVLVQFVPKKKVDQLSDANHQGIVASVAAYQYAELDDLFNVAKAKNEDPFFLILDELEDPHNLGSIMRTADAIGVHGIIIPKRRAVGLTAVVAKASTGAIEHVPVVRVTNLAQTVDELKDRGVWIAGTDAKGSVDYRKMDATLPLGIIIGSEGRGMSRLLKEKCDFLYHLPMIGHVTSLNASVAAALLMYEVYRKRTAVNG, via the coding sequence ATGGTAGAACAAAATGGTGAAATCATCGCAGGAAAAAATCCAGTTTTAGAAGCACTTCGCTCAGGTCGTGAGATTAATAAGCTTTGGATTGCTGAAGGGGTTAAAAAAACAGGTGTAAATGAGTTGTTAGACTTAGCTCGAGAACGTGGTGTACTTGTTCAATTTGTTCCTAAGAAAAAAGTTGATCAATTATCAGATGCTAACCACCAAGGGATTGTAGCCTCTGTTGCAGCATATCAATATGCAGAATTAGATGATTTATTCAACGTGGCAAAAGCGAAAAATGAGGATCCCTTCTTTTTAATTCTCGATGAGTTGGAAGATCCACATAACTTAGGTTCAATTATGCGTACGGCAGATGCCATTGGTGTGCACGGGATTATTATTCCAAAACGTCGCGCTGTTGGGTTAACGGCTGTTGTTGCCAAAGCATCTACAGGTGCAATCGAACATGTTCCGGTTGTACGTGTTACGAATCTAGCTCAAACAGTTGATGAATTAAAGGATCGTGGAGTTTGGATTGCTGGAACAGATGCAAAAGGCTCTGTTGATTATCGTAAAATGGATGCAACTTTACCTCTAGGAATTATTATTGGCAGTGAAGGTCGTGGAATGAGTCGATTACTAAAAGAGAAGTGTGATTTCCTATATCATTTACCAATGATTGGCCATGTTACATCGCTAAATGCCTCTGTGGCAGCAGCCCTTCTAATGTATGAAGTGTATCGAAAACGTACTGCTGTGAATGGATAG
- the secE gene encoding preprotein translocase subunit SecE, which produces MGKLKKFLHNVMSEMRKTSWPKGKELTKYTVVVVSTVIFMAIFFVLVDLGISKLFRWYLDL; this is translated from the coding sequence ATGGGGAAGTTAAAAAAGTTTCTGCATAATGTTATGTCAGAAATGAGAAAGACGAGCTGGCCAAAAGGTAAAGAGCTTACAAAATATACTGTTGTAGTAGTATCAACTGTAATTTTTATGGCAATATTTTTTGTGTTAGTTGATTTAGGAATCTCGAAACTATTCCGTTGGTATTTAGATTTATAA